One window from the genome of Elephas maximus indicus isolate mEleMax1 chromosome 8, mEleMax1 primary haplotype, whole genome shotgun sequence encodes:
- the LOC126082105 gene encoding olfactory receptor 2A1/2A42-like, with translation MGGNQTSVTEFILLGFCLGPRMQLLLFRIFSLFYTFTLLGNGTILGLIFLDPRLHTPMYFFLSHLAVVDIAYTCNTVPQMLVNLLSPTMPISFAGCITQTFFFLTFALTECLLLVVMSYDRYVAICHPLRYSAIMSWKLCITLAVTSWSCGSFLAVVHVSLILRLPFCGPHEINHFFCEILSVLKLACADTWLNQVVIFVASIFTLVGPLCLVLVSYTCILFAILKIQSRKGCRKAFSTCSSHLFVVGLFFGSAIVMYMAPKSRHPEEQQKVLFLFYSIFNPMLNPLIYSLRNAEMKSALWRALCKESHFRFR, from the coding sequence ATGGGGGGAAATCAGACGTCAGTCACAGAGTTCATCCTACTAGGATTTTGTCTTGGCCCGAGAATGCAGCTGCTCCTCTTTAGGATCTTCTCCTTGTTCTACACCTTCACCCTTCTGGGGAATGGGACCATCCTGGGGCTCATCTTTCTGGACCCCAGactgcacacccccatgtacttcttcctctcccacCTGGCCGTTGTCGACATAGCCTACACCTGCAACACGGTGCCCCAGATGCTGGTGAACCTCCTGAGTCCCACCATGCCTATCTCCTTTGCTGGCTGCATCACACAGACCTTCTTCTTTTTGACTTTCGCTTTGACAGAATGTCTTCTCCTGGTGGTGATGTCCTACGATCGCTacgtggccatctgtcaccctctCCGGTACTCTGCCATCATGAGCTGGAAGCTCTGCATCACCCTGGCAGTCACTTCCTGGTCATGTGGTTCCTTCCTGGCTGTGGTCCATGTGAGTCTCATCCTGAGATTGCCCTTCTGTGGACCTCATGAAATaaaccacttcttctgtgaaatTCTGTCTGTCCTCAAGCTGGCATGTGCTGACACCTGGCTCAATCAAGTGGTCATCTTTGTTGCCTCTATTTTCACTTTAGTGGGGCCACTCTGCCTGGTGCTGGTCTCCTACACCTGTATCCTCTTTGCCATCCTGAAGATCCAGTCCAGGAAGGGATGCagaaaggccttctccacctgttcCTCCCATCTCTTTGTGGTTGGGCTCTTCTTCGGCAGTGCCATTGTCATGTACATGGCCCCCAAATCCCGCCACCCTGAGGAGCAGCAGAAGGTCCTTTTCCTGTTCTATAGCATTTTCAACCCTATGCTAAATCCcctgatctacagcctgaggaatgcAGAGATGAAGAGTGCCTTGTGGAGAGCGCTGTGCAAGGAGAGTCACTTCCGATTCAGGTGA
- the LOC126081678 gene encoding olfactory receptor 2A25-like has translation MGDNMTTVTEFILLGFPLGLRVQMLLFGLFSLFYAFTLLGNGAILGLISLDPRLHTPMYFFLSHLAIVDIAYACNTVPQMLVNLLSPTSPISFAGCVTQTFLFLTFAHTECFLLVVMSYDRYVAICHPLRYSAIMSWRPSLTLAVTSWILGVLLALVHLVLLLPLPFCGPQRVNHFFCEIIAVLKLACADTHINEITVLAGAVSVLVGPFSSVVISYIHILCAILKIQSGEGCQKAFSTCSSHLCVVGLFYGTAIIMYVGPRYGNPKEQKKYLLLFHSLFNPMLNPLIYSLRNKEVKNALKKVLGKERAS, from the coding sequence ATGGGAGACAATATGACAACTGTCACAGAGTTCATTCTCCTGGGGTTTCCCCTTGGCCTGAGGGTTCAGATGCTCCTATTTGGGCTTTTCTCCCTGTTCTACGCCTTCACCCTGCTGGGGAACGGGGCCATCCTGGGGCTCATCTCACTGGACCCCAGactgcacacccccatgtacttcttcctctcccacTTGGCCATCGTCGACATAGCCTACGCCTGCAACACGGTACCTCAGATGCTGGTGAACCTCCTGAGTCCCACCTCACCCATCTCTTTTGCTGGCTGTGTCACACAGACCTTCCTCTTTTTGACTTTCGCTCACACGGAATGTTTTCTCCTGGTGGTGATGtcctatgatcgctatgtggccatctgccaccCCCTCCGGTACTCTGCCATCATGAGCTGGAGGCCCTCCCTTACTCTGGCAGTGACTTCCTGGATTTTAGGAGTACTCCTTGCCCTGGTGCATCTAGTGTTGCTTCTGCCACTGCCCTTCTGTGGACCCCAGAGAGTTAATCACTTTTTCTGTGAAATCATAGCTGTTCTCAAACTTGCCTGTGCAGACACCCACATTAACGAGATCACGGTCTTGGCTGGGGCAGTGTCTGTGCTGGTGGGACCCTTCTCCTCCGTTGTCATATCCTACATTCATATTCTATGTGCCATCCTAAAGATCCAGTCTGGGGAGGGGTGccagaaagccttctccacctgctctTCCCACCTCTGTGTGGTTGGACTCTTTTATGGCACAGCCATTATCATGTATGTTGGACCCAGATATGGGAATCCCAAGGAGCAGAAGAAATACCTCCTCCTGTTCCACAGTCTTTTCAATCCCATGCTCAACCCcctgatctacagcctgaggaacaaagAAGTGAAGAATGCCTTGAAGAAGGTGCTAGGCAAAGAAAGAGCTTCATGA